The genomic region TTACCGGGACCTTATTTTCGACACCATTGACGAAAAGCCCTGGGCTTTTTGCAACTCCAAGTGGGTCTCCGATCGTTTCCAAGCTGTTATTGTCGACCCCGACTTGTTTGTTCGAGTCCTCGTCGAGATTAGGACCCGACCCAGAATCGCTCTGAGGTTTTTCCGATGGGTCGAGGGCCAACCGGGTTTTAAAAGATCCGAGTTTGCGTTCTGTGTGATTCTTGAGATTCTGGCTCACAACAATTTGATGAGGCCGGCGCATTGGGTTATGGAGAGGGTGATTAGTGTAAATATGCATGGGATTGTGGATGTTTTGATTAATGAGTATGTGTTTTCGAAGGTCTCGTTGAAGCTTCTCGATCTCTTGTTCTGGGTTTATACAAAAAAATCGATGCTTGAGCAATGTCTCTGGATTTTCGATAAGATGGTTCGAAACCGGTTGTTGCCAGACGTGAAGAACTGCAATAGGGTTCTTAGGATACTTAGAAATAAACACCTTGTGACTAGAGTTAAAGACGTTTACAGAATGATGGGCGAGGCTGGGATTAAGCCGACGATTGTTACCTATAACACTATGTTGGATTCATTCTGCAAGGAAGGAGAAGTGCAACAAGCACTTGACCTTTTGTCAGAGATGCAAAAGATAGAGTGTTTTCCGAACGATGTAACGTATAATGTGTTGATCAATGGGCTGTCAAAGAAAGGGGAGCTGGAGCAGGCCAAGGGACTGATCCAGGAAATGATGAAATCTGGATTGAGGATTACAGCATTTACTTATAACCCTTTGATTTGTGGGTATTGCAACAAAGGGCTGCTTGAAGAGGCATTATGTCTTGAGAAAGAAATGGTAATTAGAGGAGCGAATCCCACCGTGGCTACTTATAATTCGTTAATGTATGGACTCTGCAAGCGGGGAAGAGTGATTGATGCCAGGGAACAGTTTTCCAATATGTTAAAGAGAAATATAAGGCCGGATATAGTGTCCTACAACACTCTAATATACGGGTATTGTAGATTAGGGAACTTGGGGGATGCTTTCAGATTGTTTGATGAGTTGAGGCATAGGACTTTCACTCCTACTGTCGTCACCTATAACACACTTATGGATGGTCTTTGCAGATCCGGAGACTTGGCTGTTGCTCGACAGCTTAAAAATGAAATGACCAATCAAGGAACTTGCCCTGATGTTTTTACATATACCATCTTGGTAAATGGATCTTGCAAGGCGGGAAACTTATCGATGGCCAAGGAGTTATTTGATGAGATGTTGCATAGAGGAGTGAAGCCGGACCGATTTGCATACAATACTCGAATAGTGGGTGAATTGACGCTTGGTGACCCTTCCAAGGCATTTAGCATGCAAGAAGAAATACTGGCAGGGGGTTTCCCTCCTGATTTGTTCACATACAATATTTTTGTGAATGGGATTTGTAAATTGGGCAATTTGGATGAAGCATATACCTTGTTGCAGAAAATTGTACGTGATGGTATCGTTCCAGACCATATAACTTATACTAGCATCATTCACGCTCACCTGGAGAGTGGCCAACTCATGAAGGCAAGAGAGGTGTTCTATGAGATGCTTAGCAAAGGTTTGTCTCCTTCGGTGATAACTTACACAGTATTGATTCATGCACACGCAGCTAAGGGAAGACTAGAACTGGCATATATGTACTTCTCAGAGATGCAAGAGAAGCGTGTTTTGCCAAATGTGGTCACCTACAATGCGCTGATAAATGGCCTTTGTAAAGTGATGAGAATGGATCAGGCTTACAAGTCGTTTGCGGAGATGGAGGAGAAAGGAATAACTCCAAATAAGTATACATACACTATTCTAATAAATGAGAACTGCAACATAGGCAACTGGAAGGAGGCTTTGAGGTTGTATAAACAGATGCTTGACAGAGAGATCGAGCCTGATTCTTGTACACACAGTGCACTTTTTAAGCATCTAGACAAAGACTATCAGTTGCATGCAGTTCGGTACCTTGAGAATTTAATTTCAAGCTAGTGAAGGAACTGCTCGTTTAAAGTATTGATGAGGCTATTGGTGGCGTTCAAGGTTTATCAGCTGACTATTCAAAGAGAGGCATGAGATATTAAGAGGGATTTCTCAACTCCGAGAGAACTCTGTTGTGTTAACCACCAAATTCCCTTGAGTTATACTGCAAGTAAGATATCTCCTTTCAACTTTCGCTTCAACATATCACATTCTCAAACTTTAATATTCTTCTTGGCTTGACAGCTTTCCCGGTTCAATGTTTTACAGGTCATTTGCTAAATAGGGTTGCTGATGATGATTGGTGAGTTCGGCAAACCTGTAACTTGAAAGGTTGAGTCCATATTTACCGGATTTTTGTGCTGTTGCCAACTTTAGAAGAATATACTCAAAATCAGTTGTTGAATTGGATTATTGATTAGTTATCAGAAACCATTTTTTCGGAAGAGTCAACATCAGAGTGTACAGATAAAACTCTCAAGTGTATCATATTGTTCCAAATAAAACATCTGACAAGATTATTGGTTCATTCTTTTCCTTCTTATTTTGTTTCATGAGGTAATAGGAAGGATGGAAGTGCTGCCATGTTCGGGATTGTTGTAACGAATGTGGTTTTTTGTCCAGTTTAAAATCTGAtgtattactttttgtttttaacagAGTTTTATTAATACTGAGCAGATAGTGAAATCTTCTAGTTTATCCAATTCAGCTTGAAATATCGTTAATGTTGCTGTAGCGTTATCTTGGACAGTCTTCCTGTAACCATGAAATGTAGGTTCCTGTGATTCAAGAACTTTAACAGTACAGAAGGACTCTTTCCAGAGGACATGCATGTTTCAGTTTTGTTCACGTTTGCCTGTCTCTTCAATTATTTCCAGAGGCGTAGAATGTGGCAAGTAGAACTTCAACTTGAAACATAACGGCCACTACATTCGTTACACCCTTCCGGGCAGAAATGAACACAGGACTCGTGTTGGTCTGCATCTCCTCGGTTGCTGCATGAGGTGCGTGTGAGGTGACTGAAAGAAAATTTATCTGTAGATGTTGGTCAAGGGGGCCAAAGAGTCTCACTTGCACACATTCACTTCTAATTTATAATCGCCTCTTTTGTTCTTTCTGATGAACCCACCTGTTAGCAATGTGGGACAGAATGTTGTTTATATgataattagtaattaattacGCACTTAATCTCGAAGAGCAACATGTCTAAAAGTCCAAACATTCGTTCAACCCGATGCTTAGCATAATCAGACCAAGGGAAAACAATTGCATAATCGACATGGTAGCCATCGGTCGTGCTTAGTTTTACTAATTGTTCAAACAGAAGAGTCTACTGCTTGTCTCATTATGTTTGATGGACACATTCCTTAATTCTCCCTTTGGCTTTGCTTGTTTGTTCCCTTCGTATGCAAGGCATCCCCAACCTCATCTCCCTAACTCTTGCCTGTTCACTAACTCACGGCGACGCCGTCATTGTTGCAGGTCAAACTTTGCTTGGGCGTAAAGAAACAGAGCAATTTCCCGACTGCTGATGTTGAATGACACCGACGTGTTAGAATTTTTCCAGAACTTAGATGCAgaaaaaggaaagggatccgaagaggatcctttcCGCAGAAAAATACTGATAAGAGTTTGAGTTCACACTGTAACTTGGCATTGAGGAATACGTGGCCGGTGGACCGCAAGAATCAACTTCTTGAGGCAGTGAAAAATTATGCACTGCCCGTCTTGTGTTAGTTTTCTGTATTACAGCAGCATTGTGGATTTCTTTTTCATTGGATAACAGAAGACTTAGAAAGACTCTGAAATAGACTATAAGAAAAGATATAGAGTATTTGGAGCTAACAAAAAACTTGGCGCAAAACTTAGTACAGCGGTATTCTAAGATTCATTAAACCAACCCCACCTAGTAAGATAAGGATTGATTGTGGTTTTATTCTCTTTCATCGGATGTAACTTTAGAATGGTAAATGTAAATTTATTCACCATAATTCACCTCCTACAACTCAAGTCATAGCTTGTACTAAACATAtgcaattgttttatttttattttttggtcaataTGCAATTGTTTTATTTCACAAAAAGTGAAGTAATAACAAGGGTTGTGTGAGCTTGTGAAAGGACGCTTGTAGGTTAACCAGTGTGTTACATCTCCATGTAAAGACGCATTTTGAGCTTAATAGCTGAGATACAAATTTTTGCTAGCATGCTCAAAGCGAACAATGCCTTACTATTCTAAGATGGAAAAAAAAGACGTGCGGAGATCACTTTGCGATTAACTTTTAACTGTGAAACATCCCATAACATCAATTTTACTTTCTACCTCGAAATGTacaaaaaacaaagggaaaaaagagaggaaagaaTCCTTCTCCAAAACAAAGGTAACCTTCAAAAGCAAGAACCAAAATCAAATCAAGGTAGGCAAGTCTTGGAGAGAAGGAAGAGTTTGGGTTTTCTATATCCAACAGCCAATTGGTTCCCCCAAATGTCCTTTTACCACGGAATGGTTTGGAATgaattgtttgtttgtattaatCCAATCATGCATTAAATTCAAACCGTGCTTAATCGGAGACTACGAGCATCAAATCGTACAAAACTACGATCCTCACGCTGCTGTCATGCCTTAAAACTGCCACATCCACCTCGCTTTGCATTTTGCATTTTTGTTAATACGAACGATACTATACGTATATGACCAAAAAGACTAACTTTAActtatctaaaaaaaaaagggtgccTTTCAGCTAAAAGCGTTTTTATTGCAAAtacgtaaaaaaaaattgcaagtgCTTTCTAGAAAAGCATTTGAAAGTGCATCATGAAAAAGCATCCTCATGaagctttttttttgttgtcaaaaaacacttttagtgCTTGCAGAAGCACTCTCAAATGGAGACAAACTCACTATATACATAAATCGAAAAGAAGTTGAAATTTCGTCATAAAATTAATCAACAGTACTAGAAGTAATCTAACTTCTTTTGAGCACATGCGCGATCCTTCAATCTTTCAACATATGATATCATCGTCGCATTTACGTGAGTTAAACTCGAAACACCCCCTTCAAGTAAGTGAAAACCCAAACGTGGCTAGACCAACCAGTCATGTTCACTTTGTATTTGCATCTCTCTTCCAAAAcatgacaaaacaaaagaaaaatatgcgACAAAAACATATACACTAACCCTTTTGTCTGCTTTGTGAAGTCGATCAAACCTATGTTATCACAACTCAAAAATTTAGAGCACCAAAAACTTGACCTTCAACACACACAAGGCAATTCTTTGAGATATACAACTCCTTCCTCTTTTGTCCTCTCAAATTTCCTAACTTTTTCCGTCCACAACCAACTATTTAACCATCTCCTTCCCCATTTCCAAATTTCAACCTTTCTTctaaccaaaataaaataaaaaataaaaaataccccCCTGAAAAAAGGTTTCATGCCATGGCCACCATCTCTTATCTTGCCTACTTCCCAGTGAGGTGTTCTTCCAGCAGAGATAGCCACGACTCCAATAAGCAAAAGCTGAGCAGCATCAAGATCAATGGAACTTCCACGAAAACCGCAACCAAAGTTGATATGGCAGCTGGTGTGGCAACCAGAAATGACTTCGTGACTGAGCAGCAGGCTAGACAGAACATTCCGACAACCAAGCAGTCCGTTGATCATTTCCGACAAGCGTTTAGCATCGAAGGCGGCGTGGGGTACAGGCAGAGGGTTGTCGTTAGGTCCTATGAGGTTGGCCCGGATAAAACTGCCACACTTGAGAGCATCGTCAATCTGCTTCAGGTGATGAAGTTAAGAAAGCTGTTTTTCTTACATGTGATGATTGTGTTACATTGTTTCGAAACTCAAAaatactgaatttttttttgggtatgaTGCAGGAGACGGCATTGAATCATGTTTGGATGTCTGGACTCCTGAGTGATGGATTTGGAGCAACacatgaaatgatgaagaatgatctTATTTGGGTTGTTTCAAGAATGCAAGTTCAAGTTGACCAGTATCCAATCTGGTAAGTCCAATCATCGGTTTTCATTGTGATCGAgcgatattctaatctaatttAAACCTCAGAGAGGGGACTCGAACATGGAGTTGTTCtcttttttctataaattttaAAGCTAGGTAGTAGGACTCTTTGTAGCATTGAACagtttttaagttaaaaaaaaatgtgacaaTCACATCCTGCAGGGGAGAGGTACTGGAAATCGACACTTGGGTTCAAGCATCAGGGAAGAATGGTATGAAGCGAGACTGGTTGATCCGAAGCCAAGCTACAGGCCATATTTTCGCTCGTGCAACCAGGTACTGTATAATTTCTTCAAACTTCCAATCACTTTCATGATCTCCCATGAATGATTTATTTCAGTCTTGTCATTGATTAACCATGGTTGTAATAAAACATGGAACAGCACCTGGGTGATGATGAACCAGAAAACTAGGCGCCTTTCGAAAATGCCAGAGGGAGTGAGGGGTGAGATTGCGCCTTGGTTCATAGAGAAGCAGGCAATCCCAGACGATGTCCCTGAGAAAATCGTCAAGTTGGACAACAACGCTAAGTATGTCAACAACGATTTGAAGGTAACATTTCGTGTCCAAATTATTCCCACGTTTCAGAGCTACATCCATATATACAGTTGAGACTTGCGAGAATTAAGCATATTCTGAATATGCAATTTTCTTATTACTTGTAGCCCAAGAGAAGTGATTTGGACATGAACCAGCATGTCAACAATGTCAAGTACGTACGATGGATGCTTGAGGTAAATAAAATCTGTTTTCCCTAGTTAAAAGCATGTTTGGCACTGCTTCTGAAAGGGTTAAAATCTCGGAAGTAGTTCTAAACAGTCACTTAAGTTTCTTTTTACCATAATTAACTCTTAATTGACCAATTTAATCTATGTTTTCGACAGACGATTCCTGACAATATTTTGGAGACTCACCAACTGACTGGAATCACACTAGAATACAGAAAGGAGTGTGGGAGTTCAGATATTGTTCAATCGCTTTGCGATCCAGACAAAGATGGAATGTTGATAGAGGGACTGAAACAAGAGAATCATGACACAAGTCTACTGAACGGATTTTCTCTGGGAGCTGGGATTCTTGAGAACAGCGTGTTTTTGGGCTCCTTTGAGAAGATCCCATTTAGATATACACATCTCCTCCGAACAACTGGGAACCATAAAGATGAAGAGATTGTTCGGGGACGGACTGTTTGGAAGAAAAAACCAGAGCCCTCCCCATTTGCTTCTATGTAGAAAAATTGCATCAAAATCTATGTAGAAAAATTGTATCAAAAAGGAGCTTAGAAGCTTGTCCTCTAGGAAATGGGATGCCCTGAATAGTAAAGAGCATGCTGTGGATTAGGTCTAAGCCCCGGGATCTTTCATTGTTTCGGATCTTGCTAGCTTCGTCGAAGCTGACCGAAGATCCTAATAAATGTGTCAGACGTGTAAATGACGAGTCTTCGAAAATAGGGtaacaaaaaacaagaaacatcATGGATTCTATAATGTGAAAATAAGTCTAATGTGTGGTCATGAAAGTAAGAAGGTGAACTTTAAGCCTCATAGTAAAGGGTACAGGGATTTTGATTAAAATGAATCATTTCATTTGGGTTTGTAATTTGTACAGCCATTGTCGTAATACTATTTGTAAAGAATAATAGTAAATTCATCACTAAAATTGTTTACAGAACATACTTTTACTCGTTTCGACTTCCACTCTAGAGAGAAACTACAATGGAATGAACTAATTAAGACAATTCTCAAGTCAGATATAACCAATATAAAGTCGGGTggtacaaaatataaatatcaCATTTTGCGAGATGTGCCATACAATCGGTATACCTTCAACATTTCCTCATATCGAACGAGTTAAGCGGATTGACAAATTCTATACTCTCAAGGAAATTTGACTCAGCTGTTTGCCATGACTCATTTGGTACATTATTACATAGATGAAACATTCATGCAACTAACAATTTTTTAACCTGATGGCGCTTTATCACAATGACAGAAGGtaataattgaacaaaaattcGATCACCACCGATTCCCCTTCCCCTGACATTTAaccttttgtcaaaaaaaatcaaaaatttaactcataaaaataaaaaataaaaaactaaacatTAGCATGAAGAAATCGGTAATTGAACAAGGCTCATCCTCTAAAAAATCTGCCAGTAATGGGGGCAAACCAGTAATTTCCCGAGCTGCCTAGCAAGAAAAGAATGAATATTCTCTACTCAAGGAACTGTGATCCGCTAATCTATAAGAAAATCAGGATGGATgtacaaatttaataaaaagctGATAAATATTTACAACACGCATCGATATCGAAACCCTTTGAGACGACGAAGCAAATCAAAGAATGATGTACACAATTGTAAATTCATTGCCTCTTTCGCCGTAAACTTTGATGCAGTTGCCATGACCAGATTATCAAAAATATTACGAGGGCTGCTCCCGCGGATGCCCAAAACGTTACCAGCCACAATGGCATTGGTTTAGGATATAATCCTGATcaagagaaacaaaaacaaatcatgtAAATTAGCATCTGTCAATCAATGGACGGAGAAATTTCATAAAACCAAGGAACCCGAAGAAAAGAAGGCCATACCATGTCCAAACTTGATGCAAATGAGAAGTTCAATAATGCAAATAGCTACAGAAAGCCAACAAAATGCCCCTACTTTCTTCACTGGTTTACTGCAAATACGGTAGTTGAGCAAAAAGAGTAAGCCGTAAACTACATCACTGCAAATAGTTTCTGATGAAatgtggtgtgtgtgtgtgtgcgtgtgtgtgaaagagagagagagagagagagagagagagagagagagagtaccgaTCTTGAAGGTATGAATTGTACTCGCGAATTGTCGGAATTGCAATTAGCCACCACAGGATTAACCTATAAACGATCAAGGGGTTCCGGGGAGGAATCCATAGACAGAACTTAAGAAAGAATGTATTAAGCTCTACAGTCATGAATATAATGCAAAGAGTGAGGACTTGAATGAAACGCCATGGATCAAGCAAGGGATGCCACTCGTCCTTGTCCCACTGAGCCGGTGTAAACTGCCCCAGTGTTCGTTTGACCTGAAACCATACAGATTGCATCTCCCAAAATCACATATTGCGAGTAACTACGTACAGAAAACCAATTGCAAATAGCAATGTCGAAACCACACTAACTATTTATTATAATTGCAGTAGCTACAGAAATTTGCCCACGTTATATGATTACTTCCAATTTATTATACCTGTTTCAGTTAAAAAATTCTACAAGCcaattagcaaaaataatgcaATCATGGTCAACCAAAATGTGTAACTGAAACCCAAAACATACTTTTCCAATAATATTCGGCTGACGGCTCAGACCAACCCACTTGTATGTTTTTCCATCAAAGTACCTGACCGTATGCATTCCTGCCCAGATACCTGCAAAGCACCCAAAGAGAAAACTCAGGAGGCCACAACAATAATCTCTAGATATTGACTTTTGACTATAAACTTTATTGAAAAAACAATGGTAGATTTGGCAAATGATTACTGCAAATACAAGATCTCATCGTCCCAGTTTTTGCAAAATAAGCAACTGGTGGTCTTAAAGTTCTTAGCAAATCGAATAATAAACAGAGATTATGATCAACTGACAAATGGAAAATCAAAAAGATTTTAGTCAAGTGAGTCAATCTATTTGAATCCGAAGAACAGTCTCAAATGTAAGCAAAAGTTTCAGTACACTACAAAGGAACTGACCAAGATACATCCCATGCACCACAGCCGTAGCCCCAAtgtttttactaaaaataaaaactaaacttTTAATTGCTAATATACCAAAAAGTTAAATAAACGACAGAAAATGGGACAAATAACAGAACTCCTTTGCTAAGATATGCAAGATGTTATGCTAAGAGAAGCTCAAAATAATGTAAGAGAATTctcaccaaaccagttgcagaTCAAAATGTCAAGAATGATACTATCCCACCAGCATTCATTGAAGTTTGGTAACATATGGCGGAAGGTAAACTGAACGTGCCGAATAAGCTTTCAATTAATATCAAGTCAACCACTTGAGCGTACATAGAATTAGGTATAGGGTCGAGAATCTAACCTCCATCAACTCAAATCCGATCGAAAGCACCCACAGAAGGGGCTGATTACGGATCAGTATAGCCTTTCCCCACCATCCAACTATATGAGCCAcaacaaattcatcaaaaagaGTTTCCTGgggagaaaggagaaagagataTTATAAGATTCAGACCCTGATACTGTATTAATGTAGATTGAGAACATAACGATACATGAGAAACAATTAAAATTGATGGCGTGAAAGAAGAAATCATACATAAACATTCTTAAACCTGCTAGTAGGATTTTCAGGCAAATATATGCGACAATCAGCACCATAAGATTTTTCTGGAAGTTCTGTATGAAATCAAGAAATACAAACAACGGATGAATACCTTGATTATGCAGCCTACCTAAAGCATCCCAAATAATTTAAGTATAAAATGCTTTACAAATCTCATACGCATAACAAATTGAATGATAAATCATCCCTTATCAGTTAAAGCGCcacattaaaaatttataacaAGGAATCTTGTGACCCATAGTAAGATAAGAAAGGTTAGGTTAGAAACTTATCAGCTAAAGTTCCACTTAAAtagatttgaaagaaaaaataataattgcatTACCAACACCAAGATCTGGATGGAGAAACTTCATAAACTGCCGAGCATCATCACGCTTCTGTAAAGTGAGAAACCAAAATTAACTATCACAATACCGAAGACATTAGAACTTCCAACAAACAGACTTTCAGGTTTTATACTCGCATATACCAACATACATACATGTATACACCGAACCGACAAAGAAAAATCCAATTAtaatactataaaaataaaaacaatgataATAATAAAGCCAAAAACTGACCTGGAAAAGCAAAAATGTGAGAGAAACTAGGTAAACAACAGCCATTCCATGAACCAAGCGCCAAATTGCTGGATGTGGTCTGATAAGCACTCTGTATGAAACACAATAGAACATAAAGCTAACAATTTCTCACCCGATTACTACTGTGACTACTAGCAGCAAAAGAAGTACTTTCATATGGGAAAAACGAACAAGGAAAAGTAAAACcaatcaaaattttttaatCCCATTCGTTACCAAAACAACCATCCAGTAAAATGCAGAAACATTTTTCTACGATAAAAAATATACAACTAGCTCAATCCAAGAACTTACGTAGATGGGGCTTGCAGCAAGCAATAAGCAAGAAAAACTGCAATCATCGCCCATACACCCCTGCAGGAAAAGAGTCAGCATGGTATTTGTAAGGGGCAAATAAGAGTATTACTGTCAAACTAATCACCAAATTTAACAAATAAGAACTAACCTTTTTACAGATGTAACAACATCTCCAGATGCACTGCTTTCTGGGTCTAGGGATCCACTTACCCAACTGGTACATTTAAACAGACAACAAGCTAAGAAAATGTATTAACCAATTGTTTAATACAAACACAGCTCACAATTTCTTCAACAATGACCAGCCGAGTATAAAAGGAGACCAaaggcctgggatgtggtgggtaAGGCATGCTAATTTGTAACAGTCACTATCATTGCATGAACGAAAATTCATCAAATGATTAGAGAGATACACTGTTAAACCTTAAAAAGAGACTACAAAAACCTAATAACGCCATTTACAATTGGAAAATAAATTCTGTAAGCCTAATAGAGGGACCTAAAAGCACCATTGCATCACCTATGTCGGTGGTAGACAATTTGACGTGCTAATGCAATCACATAAGCTTGAAATCTAACAACTCAACTACTTCTATATGACAActgtaagaagaagaaaataaaatccatGAGAATATTACTCGGCCAAAACCATCTGATGCCCCAATAGCTTTGGCAGGGATTGTATTAAATAGTGCAGAAGACCAGAAGTATTTAGTTTGTGATCCATAAAATAACCTGTATACCTACTATTTTTAGAAAATCTACTTAGTGGAAAGAGCACTCACATAAGGAAGCAT from Pyrus communis chromosome 4, drPyrComm1.1, whole genome shotgun sequence harbors:
- the LOC137732231 gene encoding pentatricopeptide repeat-containing protein At1g22960, mitochondrial-like is translated as MTLCARASKALAATASSTSAVHHRPFKVRHFFALSGSSHNCFSITSLPTTAFSQTHYRDLIFDTIDEKPWAFCNSKWVSDRFQAVIVDPDLFVRVLVEIRTRPRIALRFFRWVEGQPGFKRSEFAFCVILEILAHNNLMRPAHWVMERVISVNMHGIVDVLINEYVFSKVSLKLLDLLFWVYTKKSMLEQCLWIFDKMVRNRLLPDVKNCNRVLRILRNKHLVTRVKDVYRMMGEAGIKPTIVTYNTMLDSFCKEGEVQQALDLLSEMQKIECFPNDVTYNVLINGLSKKGELEQAKGLIQEMMKSGLRITAFTYNPLICGYCNKGLLEEALCLEKEMVIRGANPTVATYNSLMYGLCKRGRVIDAREQFSNMLKRNIRPDIVSYNTLIYGYCRLGNLGDAFRLFDELRHRTFTPTVVTYNTLMDGLCRSGDLAVARQLKNEMTNQGTCPDVFTYTILVNGSCKAGNLSMAKELFDEMLHRGVKPDRFAYNTRIVGELTLGDPSKAFSMQEEILAGGFPPDLFTYNIFVNGICKLGNLDEAYTLLQKIVRDGIVPDHITYTSIIHAHLESGQLMKAREVFYEMLSKGLSPSVITYTVLIHAHAAKGRLELAYMYFSEMQEKRVLPNVVTYNALINGLCKVMRMDQAYKSFAEMEEKGITPNKYTYTILINENCNIGNWKEALRLYKQMLDREIEPDSCTHSALFKHLDKDYQLHAVRYLENLISS
- the LOC137732478 gene encoding palmitoyl-acyl carrier protein thioesterase, chloroplastic-like; translated protein: MATISYLAYFPVRCSSSRDSHDSNKQKLSSIKINGTSTKTATKVDMAAGVATRNDFVTEQQARQNIPTTKQSVDHFRQAFSIEGGVGYRQRVVVRSYEVGPDKTATLESIVNLLQETALNHVWMSGLLSDGFGATHEMMKNDLIWVVSRMQVQVDQYPIWGEVLEIDTWVQASGKNGMKRDWLIRSQATGHIFARATSTWVMMNQKTRRLSKMPEGVRGEIAPWFIEKQAIPDDVPEKIVKLDNNAKYVNNDLKPKRSDLDMNQHVNNVKYVRWMLETIPDNILETHQLTGITLEYRKECGSSDIVQSLCDPDKDGMLIEGLKQENHDTSLLNGFSLGAGILENSVFLGSFEKIPFRYTHLLRTTGNHKDEEIVRGRTVWKKKPEPSPFASM
- the LOC137732477 gene encoding CDP-diacylglycerol--serine O-phosphatidyltransferase 1-like isoform X1 — encoded protein: MEPNGHRRVRRKDVLENGDMSQSNSGDELDPWTAWAYKPRTISMLLIGACFLIWVSGSLDPESSASGDVVTSVKRGVWAMIAVFLAYCLLQAPSTVLIRPHPAIWRLVHGMAVVYLVSLTFLLFQKRDDARQFMKFLHPDLGVELPEKSYGADCRIYLPENPTSRFKNVYETLFDEFVVAHIVGWWGKAILIRNQPLLWVLSIGFELMEFTFRHMLPNFNECWWDSIILDILICNWFGIWAGMHTVRYFDGKTYKWVGLSRQPNIIGKVKRTLGQFTPAQWDKDEWHPLLDPWRFIQVLTLCIIFMTVELNTFFLKFCLWIPPRNPLIVYRLILWWLIAIPTIREYNSYLQDRKPVKKVGAFCWLSVAICIIELLICIKFGHGLYPKPMPLWLVTFWASAGAALVIFLIIWSWQLHQSLRRKRQ
- the LOC137732477 gene encoding CDP-diacylglycerol--serine O-phosphatidyltransferase 1-like isoform X2; translation: MEPNGHRRVRRKDVLENGDMSQSNSGDELDPWTAWAYKPRTISMLLIGACFLIWVSGSLDPESSASGDVVTSVKRGVWAMIAVFLAYCLLQAPSTVLIRPHPAIWRLVHGMAVVYLVSLTFLLFQKRDDARQFMKFLHPDLGVEKSYGADCRIYLPENPTSRFKNVYETLFDEFVVAHIVGWWGKAILIRNQPLLWVLSIGFELMEFTFRHMLPNFNECWWDSIILDILICNWFGIWAGMHTVRYFDGKTYKWVGLSRQPNIIGKVKRTLGQFTPAQWDKDEWHPLLDPWRFIQVLTLCIIFMTVELNTFFLKFCLWIPPRNPLIVYRLILWWLIAIPTIREYNSYLQDRKPVKKVGAFCWLSVAICIIELLICIKFGHGLYPKPMPLWLVTFWASAGAALVIFLIIWSWQLHQSLRRKRQ